The genome window GATCGGTTTGATGAACGGGTCGTCCATCAGATAAGGCTTGACTTCGATCAGTCCTCCGGTCACAGTTTTTTTCGCTTCGATGCTGATCTTCAGGAATCCGATGTATTGGCCCTGAGTGCCTGCCTGGACAATCGTGGTGTTCCCGGTTCTGTATGGTTTTTCTATCACATCATGGGAATGTCCACCCAGGATCAGGTCGATCTGGGGGAATTTTCCAGCCAGTTTTTTATCTTCAACAAATCCGAGATGCGATACTGCAATGATGAAATCCGTCCCCTTTTTTTTGAATTCCTTGAGTATTTTTGCGGTTTCTGCGGTCACCTTGAGGAATGAAAAATCGCAGGTGGCCTTGGGATTGGAAAGACTGGCCGCGTCCTCGGTGGTAAGTCCCAGAATACCGATTTTCTTGTAGCCGATCGTCATTATTGTGGAGCTGACGATCGGAAAATCAACTTTTGGGACTACATTGGTCGACAGAAACGGCAGATGATACTTTTCCGACAATTCTTTCAGCCTTGGAGAAGGGTAATCGAATTCGTGGTTCCCGAAGGTGTGAAAAGTAAAGGGCATCATCTCAAAGATCCTGGCTACGGACTCACCCTGAAAGTAATTGGCATAGACAGAGCCTGACAGAAAATCGCCTGAGTCAAAGAAAAGGCAGGGACAGTGCCGCAGGCTGATTCCCTTGAACAGGGTCTCAATTTTGGCTATCTGGCAATTGTCGCCTTGATAGAGATAACCATGGAAGTCATTGAGATGGCAGATGTAAAATGTTTCTGCATGCAGGGTCAGGGAAAGGAAGAGTAACAGGATAGAGATGAATTTTTTCATTTTTTTACATACCTCCCTATCAAGAGTTTGAGTTTTTGCTTTGTTTTCTGCGGGATTTTGTCCGGGCTGGTCATGATCGCGTTTTCAAGACTATGC of Candidatus Wallbacteria bacterium contains these proteins:
- a CDS encoding bifunctional UDP-sugar hydrolase/5'-nucleotidase; amino-acid sequence: MKKFISILLLFLSLTLHAETFYICHLNDFHGYLYQGDNCQIAKIETLFKGISLRHCPCLFFDSGDFLSGSVYANYFQGESVARIFEMMPFTFHTFGNHEFDYPSPRLKELSEKYHLPFLSTNVVPKVDFPIVSSTIMTIGYKKIGILGLTTEDAASLSNPKATCDFSFLKVTAETAKILKEFKKKGTDFIIAVSHLGFVEDKKLAGKFPQIDLILGGHSHDVIEKPYRTGNTTIVQAGTQGQYIGFLKISIEAKKTVTGGLIEVKPYLMDDPFIKPIAEEYRAKLKAALGQPIATLLEPLPVDPGVNRGETKIGNLLTDAIRLETGADIAMLNAGGIRKSLPQGTITGEDLYNTLPFNNSVVFYRLDKKEITEMIKHGLNAAVDESIHGRFAVVSGISYRASLKNSSEGLIIERDGKPLEEGRTYLVAVPDFIADGGDGYTVFKGKKQVDNQFNGIEIRELVRSYLVKNPNPKPVLEGRIDVKTDPL